TACGTATGGCGGGATATCGCCTTCTCGCGAGAATACGAGGAATTCGAACGTAGAGGACTGCGGAGCGATTTTCCTGTTTCTTCCCATGGCTGGGACATTGTAGTTTGATTGGGTTTGATTCGTTCTGGTACAAATCGCATTGTAGGTGTGAGTCACAAAGCGAGGTGTGTCATTGGGAACTGCTGGTGTCGCGTAGTTATCGAAGGTCTCCAGTTCATCGTAGTTCGGTTCGTAGCCCTTCACCATGACATGGAATTGGTCCGCCAGCGCATATGTTAGCGCGTAATTATGGATGACCGGATCGATGCTGGTGAGGGTATTGAACTCCTTTGATACGAAGAATAGGAAATCATCTGGGATGA
This DNA window, taken from Candidatus Lokiarchaeota archaeon, encodes the following:
- the cas5d gene encoding type I-D CRISPR-associated protein Cas5/Csc1 yields the protein MTVDELRLFKCSLIPDDFLFFVSKEFNTLTSIDPVIHNYALTYALADQFHVMVKGYEPNYDELETFDNYATPAVPNDTPRFVTHTYNAICTRTNQTQSNYNVPAMGRNRKIAPQSSTFEFLVFSREGDIPPYVRVGKKSCISQIESTELEIESIESEPEQPIQTGVCFNLLDLSANDIVDSADMTMMFPTPVAMSMEVTAPHITFTHDGERTVVPIPKHLRAEAN